The Portunus trituberculatus isolate SZX2019 chromosome 27, ASM1759143v1, whole genome shotgun sequence DNA window GCAATATAAATCTCCTGAGCATCTGGAGCAAACAACTTTGGGTCAAATTCATCATCAAACTGCCTGATTTTCCGGACTGCCATCATGGACTTGCCTTTCTTCTCCAAACGTTCTATTTTCTGCTTGGCTCCCTGTAAAGAATAAGTTTGCCTATGCAATTAAATATTCTAATTACTACACAACTACAAATTATGATTACAGTCTACTCTTGATTAATGCAAGATTACGTTCCTGGAAACATTGTTATTCAAACAATCTTGCATAGAAAACGATGGTAATAGAAGGAATTATGTTCCTGGCTACTGGGAAAGTCTGCCTATTTTGGGAATTTTGTTACtcaatccttaaaaaaaaaaaaaaaaaaaaaaaaaaaaaaaaccatatatatatatatatatatatatatatatatatatatatatatatatatatatatatatatatatatatatatatatatatatatatcactgagTCACGGAAAGAATAAAACCACacgttctcattttcttatctccGATTGTGTGCAATGTGCTCTATTTCAGTCCCGTCGCCGGGACAGTCTTTTATCATCTAGCATGGCGAACTAACACTTCTACCTTCTTTTCATTGGTTACAGTCTTCCTTGATCTCTTGGAATCACTTTCCTGTCAGGAGGTTGAAGGATGCTTGGATGGCATAGTATAGGAAACGAGgtaaaaaagcagagaaatgatcTACTCACTGTGTGGTTAGCTCCAAACTGAggactgagagaaaaaatatacctTCTGAGGTGTTAATGTCTCATGTATACATTTATATTcatataatatttttattagctttttacaagccttaccaccaagaaaggattattttgtgataaaaaaagtgaaatcttGTATGAGAAGAAAGTAATGTCTTTTCAATGACTCACGCCAATAAGTAGCGGCTACTTCTTGTGACTCCCTTTAGCTTATGTCTTGCTTTTACATTATTTCTATCCCTCTATTgcttgctataatggatatcatatctttgtattcGCATGTGATCATGCCGTGAGGATTATCTTGACTCAGTGGCACTTCGCTATGCATGAACTACTTTCTTTGGAACTTCATCTGGCAGAGGAGGACTCAGTGAGACATGAAAATCTCATTCAAATCCAGGTTTTGCTTACTTACTGACTATATGTACACTAGAGTAAACTATTGTTACATAACTGGATCGGTTTCCAATGCTGCTTATACCAACCCAATCTAAtccatcctaacttaaccttaccattTCCTGGCAATGTAAagcagagaaataaaataatatctatacaaaACATACCCCAGTGTTTTAGTGTGGTTCCCGTTAAAATCAGCATGGGTGCATGCGACGTCATCAAGTCGCGTTAACCCACATCGAATAGAATAATTTGGGTTATTTAATCGTATTTCCTTAAATATCAAGTCACATTAAATTGAAATCGCGCTATTCAAACTCGTGCTAATCGAGAGTTCACTGTACTTACAACTGACTCCCATAATGGGAGGGCAGGAGTACTATTATTCTTCCTTGGGGAGAAGGAGCtaagagagtggagtgaatgagcaTGAATCTAAAAATTGTGTACCTTTTTGAAAACTAAGTGCCTTTTCTTGGGTATGCCCTTTCTTTTGAAGGAGACAGCTTTGGtataatatgtatgtgtgtagtaTGTATAACATACTTTTATTGGAGACAATGTTAGAGTTTACAGCTGAGATATACCCTACTACAGAGAAGTTCTGGGGAAGAGCAACACTCACTGCAGTGGAGAGTGTGGAGACTTTGCCGTCACCCTCGGGAGGCACGTACGGCTCGAAGGTGGCCGTGGTGCTGCTGATACAAACAGGACGCTCCTGCCACGGGCGTACCGGCTTGAtgcccttctctttcatctggaAGATACCAATAATGAGATATCATCTTTACCACATATTGCCCCATCACATCACTCAGCCCTACACTCTTTCACTCATGATTTTTGTAATATAAACTGAAAAATATGTACGTTTGCCATTATGATGCCTTCCTTGAGAATATATAGAATTTAATCTAAGCTGAGTGTCATGTACTAAAGAGCTTGTATTCAATCTCTATGAAATAtctggttttctctttttcatttatgaacatacacacacacacacacacacttagcccTTATTTCCTCAGGTGTCATGGAGTCAACATCAGTCTTCTCATTGGGATCAGGAAGGTTGACCTTGATGAACTGAAAATAAACATAACTACTGTACATAACTAAAGTACTGACATATGAGGTGCTCTGACATATGAGGTGCCTAAAGCTTGAGTGATGCAAGAAATGAACAGTAGAAagctaaaaaatatgaaagttttGCATCAAATTGTCTCTATAAGGGTCAATGTCAAGGATCGAATCATCGGAGATGGACTTTCTTATCCACATTTAAGATGATATAAGATACTGACCTTACATGGGAaaagggtgaagaaaagaaaatcaaggacAATTTCACCTTCATAGTGGCAgaaactgttaaaaaaaaaaaaaaaaaaaaaaaatctgtcatTATATTGGTGTACCTACTCCTTTCATATGTCTGATTAGTCTCttttgcacagagagagagagagagagagagagagagagagagagagagagagagagagagagagagagagagagagagagagagagagagagagagagagagagagagagagagagagagagagagagagagagagagaggggggggataaGGAAGAATCTTTTGTAGTATAACAACATGCATAGAAATGAATATGACAGTGATGATCAAGGTGAACAGTAAGGAGCTAACCTATAATTCCTCAGATACTAGTTTACATGTAGAAATCAAGCATAGTACAAAGACAAGCTATCATAAATCCACATGAACTCACcttgtttttcctgtctttcttgaATTTCTCATTATAATGTTTCCTCTTGAAGCCAAAGCGTGGTGGAAAGTACCTGTAATTGGGATCTCGGTGCACATAGGAGACCTTGGCAAGCTGTGCCTGGATGGGGATGGAGGTCGGCACTAAGAAGGGTAGCGGAACCGAACTAGACCGTGTGCTGGGCAAGGCCTGTGCAAACAAATGGATCATTTGGTTTAGCTGTAACTTGTGAGTATAAACAACTTAGAGCACCTACATAGGAGAGGATTTTATTGCATAACATAACCATGTAATTATATAACCTAAtatcaaacaaaagaaaacatgcaATGTTttgaacaataaaagaaaggaacagtCCCCCAAATAAGTTGAATGAATATAATTCAAATTAATAGTCCGCCACAAAGGGAACTCAATTCTCAACGAATGTCTCCCATGCAACTCAGACTTATTTAGATGATAAGAGAGGGTCTGTATTGGCAGGCAGTCCCTAAGTACCAGGCAAAGGTCCACAAATTCCCTTAACCTGGCCCCTGCGGCCCTGTTTTTAATTACATGTACCGCCATTGCAGCTGGGTTTGAGCTAATTGTTTTTTATTGCGGAAATGGAATCCTTATGATCCaaaccaaagaaaaattggTTTTAAGTACCTGCTGTATATGTAAAGTTTTGTGCTATCAGCCCAATCATGTCTGAGCCATGCCTTTTCTATGCCCACTGTGGTGAGCAGGATGCACAGGTGGTGAGTCATGAGGCAAACCATGCCCGAGGGCATGCACTTACATAAAGCCTGGGCAGCTTTCAGGGCTGACTCTAATCAAAATTTGATTGCTCAGTAACACATTGGGAATATTCTATGAATACTTTAATTTGCCAATGCATAACGTGCGTTGCCTGCAGTTTTAAGTATATCTTTACCTACGACACTGTATCGTCACCTGCAGGGGATGGGATAATGGCCCCATACATGTTTAGGTGGCCTGTCTGGCACCTGAGCAAAACAGGATTGTTCAGGCAAAACTGAGTGTGTATGGGCACTTGAGACCACATCACTCAGTACAACACTTGGCAGTGTACTATGGACATGTCTGCTGCACCATGCAACCTCTGCTCAAAGGAAGAAGTGATAGTTTTAGAAGGAAATCATAATAATTTACAAGGAGAATCCATGTGCCTGAAAAATCATATCAAAAGATTATtcagataaagtaaaaaaaaaaatcaaatgaagcATATGACTTTTGCTGAATAACACCCTCAGGAGAGGTCCCCATCAGGCACTGTACTAATAATGAagtccctccagctctcctcgtttcccAGCTCTCCCTTTGCATCTCTCACTTAGCTGATATGaagtgggaatgaaaatataaccaaaactaacctaaccctaactttaacctagcTAACATAACTTAACCACACTATTGGTCAGAAGGGTTCTCAGATGTATCAGCGTGCATGTAGCATTAACTAGCTTAGGTTAAAATTAGGATTAGGTTAGCTTTGGTtataatattttcattcccacatcacgtcagctgagtgaaagagctgcgaAGAAGCAGCCGAGAAACGAAGAAAGCTGGAGGGACGCCTTTAGGACATGTCCACCATTTCTCCGTAGTCTCTAGAACTGAGCCATGGCTTGAGGCGGCCTTAACAGTATGGGTGACACCCCAGCAGCTCTCAGGCTGTCTGAGCGTGTATGAGACCTCTTTACAAGTCCTTGTGATAAAAAACTGAAACAGCATTGTGTAGTGTCACTAATGATCTTTTGTGAATGATGGATGAGGGAAAGTGTGGTGTTTTAATATTGTTAGATATGAGTGCTGCCTTTGATACTGTAGTGCATGATGTACTGTTAGAAGATCTGCAGTTCATAGGTGTTAGAGAACGTGCACTGCAGTACCTAAGGAGCCACCTTGTAATAGGAGTTATTGTGTCCAAGTGGGGAGCTCCTTTTCTGAGCACTGTCAGCTCAACAGAGGTGTTCCCCAAGGCAGTGTGCTGGGACTGGTATTATTTAGTGTTTATACTATAGAATTGTCTTTCATTTTGGAGGAATTTGATGTAACCTTCACtctctatgctgatgatactcaGTTTTACTTAACAGTTAACAATATTTTAGATACAGAAAATACATTGACAAGAGTTATGGCTCTTATTAAgggatggatgaataaaaaacagTTGAAATTAAATGTAGAGAAAACTGAATGTTTGTTTATTGGAAAAAAGAGTGGCCTTAGGAGGTTTAACGAAGTGCAAAGTTTACATGTAAATGgtacaaatatttatttatctgagaGGGTTAAGGATTTGGGAGTCATAGTTGATAAGTATTTAAGCTTAAATGATCAAATAAATGAGGCTGTGAGAGTGGCAAGGTATAATCTGAGGAACATTGCTTTCAtaaggagatatttggatgaatATTCTGTCAAGTCTCTGATTCAAAATCATGTAATAGCCAAGCTGGACTACTGCAACTCCTTGTATTATAACCTGCCAAATTATCAATTAAGGAAATTACAACTGACAATGAATAGGGCTGCCAGAATGATAAAATATGTTTCACCTCGCGACAGAATAACGCCTGTACTCATTGAGTTGCATTGGTTACCGACAAAGGTTCGTATTGCTTATAAAATTTGTGTGTTAACTTATCAAGTCATGATTACTGAAAAACCTGTTTATTTAAGAAAGTTAGTGCATCAATTTGAGGTTAGGACAATTGTTGTAGTAAGGCATGCAGCAGATGAGTACAGGCTAAATGAGCCAAGAAGTAACTCGGATACGGGTTTCAGAGCCTTTCAAGTGTGTGCTCCAAGACTGTACAATAGGCTTCCAGTGCAGGTTAAGGCCAGCAATAGCATTGAACTTTTTAAGAAAAGACCAAAGACATATTTATTTAGGGATGCCTATGATATGTCAGATATGACTGTCACTCAACATTATACTGTGTAAGATTTTGATGTGCAATTTTTATGTTTTGATTACTTAAACTACATTACGTGTATAGCTAGATTTTAACGTGTGTGATCAgtttttacaatattttataTAGTACTCTGCTAGGTATtgttcatatttgtattttacATTTAATTACTATAGAATAGAGGCTCTGCAGAGCGCCACTAGTTGGTGGAGCAGGGTCTGAATGTAatgacaaagaataaagaataagaataaaacccAAGTACACAACACAAGACTGCGGGTGAGCGACCCAAGGTTTAATCAGTGTCCTTTACCTCAGTCCGCAGTCCTTACCTGTGACAACATAACAATGATGCATTGATATATACAAGAACATATGCCAACATTCAATAAATCTTCAAATAACTTACATAAAGAGATAACTGCGATAACCTCAGGGTAAGCCGTGCCGCAGCCATCCTTTAACCCAACTGGATGGAGCATTAATGGGTTTTGCAACGGGTGCTGATGTGTGTTCCTTATTGATGTCTGTGTCCTTTGTCATATTCCGTATTTATTAACTATTCATTGGGTTGTCGTTGTTGTGTTTTCAGTATTATTTACTGTATCCTTTGAATTTTGTTGTTTCAACCAAGGAACATAAATGAAAATCCTCGGGAGAGACTGTTAGGCCACTTTGCCACTTTCCATATTATGCCATAATAACTACATAACCCTTGGAACAGTCTATATTCTGAGTGATTCAAATacaaattaattaaaacaaagcaaaggATCACTTTCatctgattatatatatatatatatatatatatatatatatatatatatatatatatatatatatatatatatatatatatatatatatatatatatatatatatatatatatatatatatatatatatatatatatatatatacctaggGTAGACATATCAGTGGGTATATAATCATACACCCATAACTTAACATTTATAGTAGACCATGTGCTGCAAACATATGATACAAGTTAGATTAGTTACAGTGAAAAACATACTGTATGGTACACAGAATgagcaagcagcagcagggtGTAGTAAACACGTGACGTCACACAGCTGACTGGTGACACACGGACCAAACTTCCGACATTTcacttcacctctcctcacaATAACCATGGTACGTCGCCCCACGGTTTACCCTCTACAGTAATGCAACTTCCAGAGTTCAGGATACAAAATAATCTTGTCTGTCTTATTATGTATGCACATTGTTGGTCATAAAATAACCACCAATAATTTGAACCAACCATCCCCTTCATTGGGTTCGGGATGTATTGTATGTTGCCTTGAGGCGTGGCGATGTTTAGGTATAGGATAGTATGATAGGACCACTATGGATAGGGATTAAGGCTGGATGAATGTCGTTACTATGTGTCGTGCAGTGGTAATGTGGACAGACAATTGAACAAGTTGAAATTGCCTGGGCGTTGCGGCACCCAGCAGCGACTTTGGGGCACCATGAATTTCAGTCACAACGCCAGTTCTCTGCGATTTTTGCTTTGACtttcaaaaagaacaaagatgtCTTTTTTGAAGAAATTCCCGCGGCGTATGGAGATGGACCAAGaggacatgaaggaggaggaggaggatgacctgTAGAAATTAGTTTAAGCTgtgtttaaaaaaaagtaaataaatatgtatttcTGCCTATAAAAGCATGTTCTTATTATCGCACTAGCATGCTTTTGTAATATAGTGGAGTTGCACCAAGAAAAAGTTGCAGTTGCAAAGTCAAGTTGTGGGACAAAAATAGTTGCAAAAGTTGCATTCATGCCAGATCTGGCAGTAAAGTTGCAcctgaaaaaaattaaggtgccttatatatatatatatatatatatatatatatatatatatatatatatatatatatatatatatatatatatatatatatataccatttcTATGAAATTGTCAGAAACAGTAATATGGAGGAGCAGCATCTTGACTTGTTCCAGCACATCCTACAAAGCTAATTATGTGCATTTTGTTGACAGCATGGCCGGCTGAAGATTAAGACAACAGCTGAGCAAGcagcagagaagaaaaaggaacgggaagagaaacagaaactttACCTTGCAGGACTATCAAAGGTGTTTGAAAAGGTAAGTTGTTCAGTCATATCTACAATAACACCAGAGCATGTCTCTATAATGctcagtctttccttcctttattttttccctctttgtctTAAATACTAAGCAGCTTGCCTCCACATGTCATCTGCTAGTAATGGTGGGTTAACCCCCTGGCTAAACAGCTACCTTCCCTGGGTGAGAGATCAGGAGTGAGACCTTATTCCCTTCTCTCAGAATTAAAGCACGTAGAGTAATGGGTATGCATGGTGCCAATATCTGCAATgcaataccagaaaaaaaacattatacaccgtataatattatatatacattacCAGTGGCTATTTACAGGGCATGTTGTAAGTCCAATTGTCTGTTGAACTCGTAAGTCGGTAAGTAAAGAAAGGCTATAGTGTCTCTGCCTTCGTTCGGGATGACGTTCCCATTGGGTGAAGTTGAGGCCCCGATCCTTGGAGTCCAATGGGGTTATGACCTTAAATGGGGATATCTGGCTGATAAGGTTTGCTCGTGTCTCTGTGCTCTTCCTGCCAGCCAGAGTGTCATTGCAGGGACACTAATCCTGCTGATAAGATGTCAGCTTACTGCTAGTCTGGAGGGATAGTCAATCCACTGAAGGAACTCTACCTGGCATGAATCTGAGTTGGTAGGTTTCATGCCTTTCAGGGTACTCCCTAAGAATTCTGAGAATCAAAGGTTAGAATTCATTTATACTGGATAGCTGTCTGCCGATGATTTATCTGATTATGAGTATAGGGACACAAATACTCTTTCTACATACTTTCTTGATTTGCCTCCCTCTTTGGTGCAGCGAGCCTCAGAGACCTACGATGAGGAGTGCCTCAAGACCACAGCACAACTGTTGGCTGCCAACCCTGATGCTACTACACTTTGGAACATCCGTCGGGAGGCACTACTTGCCGGGAAGAGGTGAGTGGACCAAGCTAACCTTGTTAGCACTGAGAATAAGATTCAGATTGTCATCTCAGTAATGTagctatttatgtattttgttatAATTCCAATGCGAAACACAAAGTAATTATTTACTGGCACTGTGGCAAGTCCAGAAGCATCAACAAATTGGCACTGTTGAGGTTAACATCTGAGTGACCAGCATAGGCAATGATGTCTTGAATGTGGCTTGATTCCAACAGTCATAAGTCTTAATAGATACTGAATCATGTA harbors:
- the LOC123509504 gene encoding probable 39S ribosomal protein L45, mitochondrial isoform X1, producing MAAARLTLRLSQLSLYALPSTRSSSVPLPFLVPTSIPIQAQLAKVSYVHRDPNYRYFPPRFGFKRKHYNEKFKKDRKNKFIKVNLPDPNEKTDVDSMTPEEIRAKMKEKGIKPVRPWQERPVCISSTTATFEPYVPPEGDGKVSTLSTAGAKQKIERLEKKGKSMMAVRKIRQFDDEFDPKLFAPDAQEIYIASHIALADGDMDKLHQCVTERAFPLVTHEARHKTIRWQFLGSLEPPRVVHIRCTDVISKENVFAQVTVRFHTKQTLAVYDRFGRLLHGSEVVARDVLEYVVFEKHVANTYGLWRVHDKIIPDWMPPKQPVRRTYRVREMEEEEEEDPTPSKEETSEVTESQTGKPAVAVA